The uncultured Fusobacterium sp. genomic sequence ATTACTTGTTCTAAAAGATATTTTTCACTAGCTTGACAACTGAAAGAGATTTCAACTCTCATATATCTATTTAAGTTTTGTGTTATCATATTTATATTTAATCCACAACTATCTATTGTAGAGAAAATTTTTGCTATATTTTGTGATGAAAAAGGTATGTTAGAGATAGTTGTCATAATTATCTCCTTTGTAACACTTATTCCAGTAACTAATTTTTCCTCTAATGCTATATTTTTTTCCATTATATATGTTCCCCCTGTTTCACTTAAGCTTCTTCCTACAAAAATTGGTATATTGAATTTTTTTCCTAGTTCTACTGCTCTTGTTTCCATAACTCCTGCTCCTAGATTTGCCATCTCCATCATCTCTTCATAGGAGATTTTTTCTAAAAATTTAGCCTTTGAATATAGTCTTGGATCAACACTATATATTCCATCTACATCAGTATATATTCTACACTCACATTTAAGAGCTACAGCTAGAGCCACAGCACTTGTATCTGATCCACCTCTTCCTAAGGTAGTGATATCTCCATTTTCATTTACTCCTTGAAATCCTGCAACTATAACAACATTTCCATCTTTTAAATGTTCTTCAATTTTATTTGCAGATATACTTTCAATCTTATTTTTTGTATGTACTCCAGATGTTTTTATATCAGCTTGAAATCCAGTAAGTGAGATTGCCTTTTGCCCCTTAGAATTAAGAGCAATTGATAAAAGAGCCACAGTTTGTTGTTCTCCAGTTGCCATTAGAGAATCTAACTCTCTTTGATTAGGATTATTAGTTATCTCCTTAGCAAGTCCAATTAACTTATCAGTTGTTTTTCCCATAGCTGAAGCTACTACTACAATCTCATCATAGGTATTTTTTAGCTTGATAATATAATCAGCTATATTTTGAATTTTTTCAATAGTGGCAACACTTGAACCACCATATTTTAACACTACTCTCATACTTTATCCCTCTCTATGTAAAAAAATTAGTAAAAAAAAACAGCAGAGGGCTTCTGCTGGTACACGTCAAAAAATAAGTACATAAAAACAATGTAAAAATTTCTTTAGTTCCACAGAAAGCACAACATTGAAAAACTTCAATGACAGTTATGTAGATCTTATCTACATACCCAGCAAAAATCCCTTTCCATAGGATTTAAACTTCGGCAGTTTTACCTTTCAAATTTAATCATAGCTTGGATAGCTCATAAATTCTACTCTTATCAACTGCGCCTCAATCTGTTTTATTAACTTGAGATTATTCTACTTCAAGTTTATAAAAAAAGAAAATATAAAAAATAAATATTAAGTATTAGAAAAATATATTTTACATTTTTTTTAATAGGGAATAAAATAATTCAAACATAGAATTTTTCTTGAGTTTTAAGGAGGAGAGATGGAACTAACAAAAATTTTTAATGATGTAGAAAATAATAATCAATGGTTTATAAATACAAGACGTGAATTACATAAAATTCCAGAATTAGATTTTCAATTACCTAGAACAATTGCTTATGTAACTTATCTACTTGATGAGATGAAGATACCATATAAAGTTGGAATAGGAAAAGCTGGAATTGTAGCAGAGATAGAGGGAAGGGATAAAAGTAAAACAATTGCTTTAAGAGCAGATATGGATGCTCTTCCAATATTAGAGTGTGGAAATAAAGAGTATAAATCAACAATAGTAGGGCATATGCATGCATGTGGACATGATATACATACAGCTATTCTTTTAGGTGTTGGAAAAGTATTAGCTGAAAACAAAGATACTCTTCCATGTAATGTAAGATTGATTTTTCAACCTGCTGAAGAGACTAGTGGGGGAGCTTTACCAATGATAGAAGATGGATGTTTAGAAGGTGTAGATGCAATTTTTGGATTACATGTAGATCCTACAATAGAGTGTGGGGTAGTAGGAATAAAATATGGTGCATATTGTGCTTCTTCTACTGATGTTGTAATTAAAATAGAGGGAAAAAGTTGTCATGGAGCTTACCCAAGTCAAGGAGTAGACGCTATTGTTACTGCTTGTAGTGTTGTTACTTCTCTTCAAAGTGTAATAAGTAGAAATATTGATTCAAGAGATTCAGCAGTTTTAAGTTTTGGAAAAATAAGTGGTGGAGATAAAGAAAACATAGTAGCTCAAAATGTAACTATATCAGGAACTCTTAGAACTTTATCTAATGACGTAAAAAATAGAGTTAAAGAGAGAGTTAAAGAGATGGTAGAAAGTATAGCAAAAGGGTATGGAGCTAATGGAGAGGTTGAGTATTGTGATGGATATTCTGCTCTTATTAACCATGATGAGTATATTGATATTATAAAGAAAAACTCTTTAGAATTACTTGGAGAGAAAAGTATTTATGAGAAAAAAATAGCAAATATGGGAGTAGAAGATTTTGCTTATTATGTAGAAAAAGTTCCAGGAGCATTTTTTAACTTAGGAGTAGGAAACAAGGCTAAAGGAATAACTGCACCACTACATAATGATAAATTTGATGCTGATGAGGAAAGTTTAAAAATAGGAGTTAAATTACAAATTTTAAATATATTTTCAGCTTATGAAAAATTAAAATAATAGAAAAAGAGGCTGTTACAATTTAAGAATTTGCAACAGCCCCTTTTTTTAAATAACAGTTTTGAACATCTCAAATTGTTTGACAACTTCAACAAATCCAAGAGAATAAAATAATTCTAACACTTGTGAATATTTTGTATCAATATTTTTTACTACAATGTTATTAAAACTTGAAATTAAACTTTGAATAACTATCTTTAATTCATTTATATCTTCATACCAAATTTGTAAAATATTTCCATTTGTTTTTGAAAAAATACAAAAAGCTGTTATTTTATTATCCTGTTTTCTATAAGCTACCTCATATAAAGTTGAGTTTATTTTTAAAATATTGTTAGAGTGTTCATAAGAAGGCTGAACATAGTTACAATACTTAGTAATAGCAAGATCAAAATCTTCTAGTTTCATATATTCTACTTTTAAGTTATTATTTTCAAAAGTAGGAGCAGAGAGTCTTAAAACTTCAAACTCTCTTGTAATACTAAATCCTTGATTTTTATAAGCTGATATTGCTATGTGATTTTGTTGTAGAGTTTCTAAATAATACCCTTCAATATCATATTTTAATAGCTCTTTTTCTTCAAAAGAGAAAAGCTGAATAAATATTTTTTTCCCTCTATGTTCAGGAACAATTCCTGTTGCTACATCAAAAATAACTTTTTTATCATTATAAATATTGTAAGAGTTAAGAATGAAACCAATTAATTTACCATTAAAAAAAGCTCCATAGGATAACTCTTTATCTACACAACTGGCTCTAAGACGAGCTTTTAATTCTTCTTCAGTAAGATGAAATGGTAAAGGATAATCAGCAAAAGCTTGATTAAAGCAATTAGTAAGTTCTTTATCAGATATATTTTTTAAATTACCATAACTATACATAAACTTTTCCCCCTAATTATTTTTATATTAGTATTATACCACTTAAATAAAAAGAAGAGGTTATTAATTTATAATTTTATATTATACACATATTTTTTTACTTTGGAATAATCTATTTCAAAGTAATTATTTACACTGTTATATACTTGCTCAACTATATTATCATCTATGTGAGAAGAAAATTTGATTAAAAGTCCTACAATTGCTGATATATCATCTACATATCCTATTGAAGGAAGAATATCAGGAATCATATCTGTGGGAAGAATAAAATATCCCAATGTTCCTATTATTAGTAATTTATCAGCAATTGATACTTTATCATATTTCATTAAATAGTATAAAGTTAGTATTTGACAAACAACTCTTTCTCCTAAATTTTTAAAAACTGATTTAATTTTATCCCAAAAATTATCTTCTGAATAAAATTTTCTATATGACATTTTTACTCCTTTTTCTTTATTTTATATAACAAGTATAAGATTTTAAACCTCTCAATATAAATAATTTTTTTAAAATAAATTTATTTATATTTTTATCAACTGGAAATCCATAGTCTTCAAGAATTTGAAATCCTAAATAAGCTTGATTTATAACTTCACTCATATAATTATTTATAAATTTTTTATCTAGATTATTGAAATTTATATTTTCAATTTGAATTTTAAAAGTTTCCATATATTTAGCTGTGGCAAGATTAACATTCCCATTTTCAAAATCTTCTTTCATATCAAAAAAATCATCTAAAGCTTGTAAGCTCATTCCAATAATAAATAATCCCCTAGCAAACTCATTTAATTTTGAACTGTTTTCAACTAGTTTAGGAATAGTTAAACTAATTTCTAATAATTTACCTCCTATTTCTTCATGAATCTTCTCAAGAATATATTTTGAACTAGGATAATCTTTATATAATTCAATTCTTCTTAAGCTTTCCCCTTCTGCTATATAGTAAAGTTCTTCTAAAAGTCTAAAATTTAAAGAATAATTAGTTTCTTTTTCTATTTTTAAAGTTTCTTTTGTCAATAACTCTTGAGATATAAGAGCTGTTAAACTATTTTCAACAACTAAATTTTTTAAATTATCAATAAAAAATAATCCTTTTCTTTCATTATCAAGTATGTTATCACAAGAGGTAACTATTTGTCTTAAAAGAAGAATTGTTTTACTGTAAGAGATACATCTATTTTTGCTTGCTCCACTTTCAGAGATAAGGGAAATCATTAAAATAGTAAAGAAATTATTTTTAAAAGAGGTTACAAAATTTTTATTAGAATCTTTTAAAGTAATTTTATCATAAAACTTATAGTTTTTAAGTTCAGCTTTCAGCTCCTCTTGACTTTCTTTTAAAATTTGGAATGCTTTAACTAATGTTGTAATCAAACTTCTCATAAGTATCTCTCCTTTTATAATAATATTCTTCTGTTAATTATAGCATAATATAATTCAAATGGAAAATTTATATGGATATTAAATTATAACTCTTATTAATATGTTTTATTTAATTTTAATATGTAAAAATATAAAAAATATTGTTCTGAAATTATATAAAATATACTTGACAATTTAAGTGTAGAGTATTATAATTAGGATATAAGATGAGTAATTAAGTCAAGATTAAAATAAAAAATTGTAAAAGAGGGGGTAGTTCTATGCTTTTTAAAACAACTGATATACATGAGGAGTTACGTAAAAAAGTAAGAGATTTTGCTGAATCTGAAGTTAAACCTATAGCTTTTATGTTAGATCAAAACAATGAATTTCCTACTGAGGTAATTAAAAAATTTGGGGAAATGGGTCTTATGGGAATACCTTATCCAAAAGAGTATGGTGGAGCTGGAATGGATACTCTTAGTTATGCAATAGCTGTTGAGGAGCTATCAAGAGTAGATGGAGGAACTGGAGTTATTCTATCAGCACATGTATCTCTTGGAGCTTATCCTATATATGCCTTTGGTACTGAAGAGCAAAAACAAAAATATCTTGTTCCTTTAGCTAAGGGAGAAAAACTTGGAGCTTTTGGACTTACAGAGCCAAATGCTGGTAGTGATGCTGGGGGAACAGAAACAACTGCGGAATTAGTTGGAGATCATTATATTTTAAATGGCGGAAAAATATTTATAACTAACGCTGATAAAGCTGATACATATGTAATATTTGCTGTTACTACTCCAGATATAGGAACTAGAGGAATAAGTGCCTTCATAGTTGAAAAAGGTTGGGAAGGATTTACATTTGGAGATCACTATGATAAGATGGGAATCCGTTCATCTTCAACTGCTGAATTAATTTTTAACAATGTAAAAGTTCCTAAGGAAAATCTTTTAGGAAAAGAGGGAGAAGGATTTAAAATAGCAATGTCTACTCTTGATGGTGGTAGAATTGGAATAGCTTCTCAAGCTCTTGGAATTGCTCAAGGAGCTTATGAACATGCTCTTGAATATGCAAAAGAGAGAGTACAATTTGGTAAACCAATAGCTCAACAACAGATTATATCTTTTAAATTAGCTGATATGGCTACAAAATTAAGAGCAGCAAGATTTTTAGTATACAGTGCTGCTGAACTAAAAGAAAATCATGAGCCTTTTGGAATGGAATCAGCTATGGCTAAACAATATGCTTCTGATATCTGTCTTGAGGTAGTAAATGATGCTTTGCAAATCTTTGGAGGTTCTGGATACTTAAAAGGAATGGAAGTAGAGCGTGCTTATAGAGATGCTAAAATCTGTACTATTTATGAGGGAACAAATGAGATTCAAAGAGTGGTTATAGCTTCTCATATCATTGGTAAGATGCCTAAGAGTGAGGGTAAAAAGAAAAAAGATAAAGCAAAAGGTGGAGTAACTGGACCACGTAAAAATATGATTTTCAAAGATGGAACTATGGAGGAAAAAGTTAATGCTTTAGTTGAAAATCTAAAAAATGATGGATATGATTTTACTGTTGGAATCCCAGCTGACACTCCTATCCCATTAGCTGAACGTGTAGTAAGTGCTGGTAAAGGAATTGGAGCTAAAGAAAATATGAAATTAATTGAAGATTTAGCATATCAAGCTGGAGCAGCAATAGGATCATCAAGACCAGTGGCTGAAACTTTAAGATATGTTCCTCTAAATCGTTATGTGGGAATGTCTGGACAAAAATTCAATGGAAATCTATATATAGCTTGTGGAATATCTGGAGCTGGACAACACTTAAAAGGAATAAAAGATGCAACTACAATTGTAGCTATTAATAATAATCCAAATGCTCCTATATTTAAAAATGCTGACTATGGAATTGTTGGAGATGTAAAAGAGATTTTACCACTATTAACTAAGGCTTTAGACAATGGAGAAGAGAAACAACCTGCTCCTCCTATGAAGAAGATGAAGAGAGTAGTTCCTAAACCTACTAGACCATCAGCATGGAAGAGATATGTATGTGGTGGTTGTGGATATGAGTATGATCCAGCAATAGGAGATGAGGAGAATGAAATCCCTGAGGGAACACTGTTTGAAAAACTGCCTGAAGAGTGGATCTGCCCAGATTGTGGAGAGGAAAAAACTGCTTTTATTGAGATAGAGGATTAATAGGAGGAAGATAGTATGCATAATGTTAGAAAAGTAACTGAAGATTTATACTGGATAGGAGGAGATGAACATCGTCTACACCTATTTGAAAATATACATCCCATAGCAAGAGGAGTTTCATATAACTCATACCTTTTATTAGATAAAAAAACTGTTCTATTTGATACTGTAGATTGGGCAATAGGACGTCAATTTATTGAAAATTTAAAATATGTGTTGAAGGATAGAAAATTAGATTACATGGTAATCAATCATATGGAACCTGACCATGCAGCTATGATTCAAGAAGTTCTTATGCACTATCCAGAAGTTAGAGTAATAAGTTCTGAAAAAGCTTTCTATTTTATGAATCAATTTGGTTTCCATCTTGATCCTGAAAAATGTGAAACAGTAGTTGAAGGAGATACAAAATCTTTTGGAAAACATAAGATACTATTTGTAGCAGCTCCTATGGTACACTGGCCAGAAGCTATGGTAAGCTTTGATTTAACAAATGGAGTTTTATTCAGTGCTGATGCCTTTGGAAGTTTTGGAGCACTAGATGGAAAATTATTTAATGATGAGGTAAATTTTGATAGAGACTGGATAAATGACGCTAGAAGATACTATACTAATATCGTTGGTAAGTATGGACCTCATGTACAAGCTCTACTTAAAAAAGCTAGTGGAATAGATATAAAAATGATATGTCCTCTTCATGGTCCTGTATGGAGAAATGACTTTGGATATCTTTTAGATAAATATAACAGATGGAGTAAATATATTCCTGAAGAAAAAGGGGTTATGATAGTTTATGCTTCTATGTATGGAAATACAGAAAACGCTGCCTCTGTTTTAGCTACAAAACTTGTAGAAAGTGGAATGACTAATGTACATATGTATGATGTTTCAAAAGTTCATGTATCAGAATTAATAGCAGAAACATTTAGATACAGTCATATAGTTTATGCTTCTGTAACTTACAATCTAGGAATCTATCCACCTATGCATAACTATTTAATGGATATGAAAGCTCTAAATGTTCAAAAGAGAACTGTAGCTGTAATAGAAAATGGTTCTTGGGCATGTAAATCTGGAAGTCTAATGATTCAATGTTTAGAAGAGATGAAAAATATGAATATCTTAAATGAAAAGGTTACTCTTACTTCCTCTATGACTGAAGATAACCATGTTGAGATGGATAGCTTAGTTGAAGCTATATTAAATTCAATGAAAGAAAATTAAAAAAAGTGTTGACAAAAAAATATTAAGGGTATATAATCAATCACAACAAAGGAATAAAAAATAAATAAACCATCAAGAGAAACCGAGGGACTGGCCCTATGACGTTTCAGCAACCTATCTAAGAGATGTGGTGCTAATTCCAGACAGATGGATAATTTTGTTATCAAATCTCTATTACTTGATGGTAATAGAGATTTTTTTTATTAAAACATTTACTAGACAATGGAGGGATTTTATGAAAAAGAGAATTTTAATAGGAGCAATTTTAGGAACTTTACTTTTAACAAGTGGAGCTTTTGCAGGGACATTGAAAGTTGGAGCAAGTCCTGTTCCACATGCGGAGATATTAAACTTTGTAAAAGAGGATTTAAAGAAAGAGGGAGTGGATCTTCAAGTAATAGAGTTTACAGATTTTGTAACACCTAATGAAGCATTGATTTCTAAGGAATTAGATGCTAACTACTTTCAACATATACCACATTTACAATTGATCGTTCAAAAGGAACAAGGAGCAGATTTGAGGGCAAGTGTAAAAGTACATGTGGAGCCTTTAGGACTTTATTCAAAAAAATTAAAAGATTTAAGTGAATTAAAAGATAATTCGTTGATAGCTATACCTAGTGATTCAACAAATGAAGGAAGAGCTTTAATTCTTTTACACAATAAGGGAATTATAAAATTAGCAGACTCTACAAACCTATTAGCAACTCCTT encodes the following:
- a CDS encoding aspartate kinase, with the protein product MRVVLKYGGSSVATIEKIQNIADYIIKLKNTYDEIVVVASAMGKTTDKLIGLAKEITNNPNQRELDSLMATGEQQTVALLSIALNSKGQKAISLTGFQADIKTSGVHTKNKIESISANKIEEHLKDGNVVIVAGFQGVNENGDITTLGRGGSDTSAVALAVALKCECRIYTDVDGIYSVDPRLYSKAKFLEKISYEEMMEMANLGAGVMETRAVELGKKFNIPIFVGRSLSETGGTYIMEKNIALEEKLVTGISVTKEIIMTTISNIPFSSQNIAKIFSTIDSCGLNINMITQNLNRYMRVEISFSCQASEKYLLEQVIEKVKREFPESNIELGENLGMLSIVGVGMINNSGIAGKFFSSLSNNDVNFYQVTTSEISISCSIDRENIQRAVEAVAQEFSL
- a CDS encoding amidohydrolase codes for the protein MELTKIFNDVENNNQWFINTRRELHKIPELDFQLPRTIAYVTYLLDEMKIPYKVGIGKAGIVAEIEGRDKSKTIALRADMDALPILECGNKEYKSTIVGHMHACGHDIHTAILLGVGKVLAENKDTLPCNVRLIFQPAEETSGGALPMIEDGCLEGVDAIFGLHVDPTIECGVVGIKYGAYCASSTDVVIKIEGKSCHGAYPSQGVDAIVTACSVVTSLQSVISRNIDSRDSAVLSFGKISGGDKENIVAQNVTISGTLRTLSNDVKNRVKERVKEMVESIAKGYGANGEVEYCDGYSALINHDEYIDIIKKNSLELLGEKSIYEKKIANMGVEDFAYYVEKVPGAFFNLGVGNKAKGITAPLHNDKFDADEESLKIGVKLQILNIFSAYEKLK
- a CDS encoding GNAT family N-acetyltransferase, which codes for MYSYGNLKNISDKELTNCFNQAFADYPLPFHLTEEELKARLRASCVDKELSYGAFFNGKLIGFILNSYNIYNDKKVIFDVATGIVPEHRGKKIFIQLFSFEEKELLKYDIEGYYLETLQQNHIAISAYKNQGFSITREFEVLRLSAPTFENNNLKVEYMKLEDFDLAITKYCNYVQPSYEHSNNILKINSTLYEVAYRKQDNKITAFCIFSKTNGNILQIWYEDINELKIVIQSLISSFNNIVVKNIDTKYSQVLELFYSLGFVEVVKQFEMFKTVI
- a CDS encoding DUF1232 domain-containing protein, with amino-acid sequence MSYRKFYSEDNFWDKIKSVFKNLGERVVCQILTLYYLMKYDKVSIADKLLIIGTLGYFILPTDMIPDILPSIGYVDDISAIVGLLIKFSSHIDDNIVEQVYNSVNNYFEIDYSKVKKYVYNIKL
- a CDS encoding acyl-CoA dehydrogenase family protein, whose protein sequence is MLFKTTDIHEELRKKVRDFAESEVKPIAFMLDQNNEFPTEVIKKFGEMGLMGIPYPKEYGGAGMDTLSYAIAVEELSRVDGGTGVILSAHVSLGAYPIYAFGTEEQKQKYLVPLAKGEKLGAFGLTEPNAGSDAGGTETTAELVGDHYILNGGKIFITNADKADTYVIFAVTTPDIGTRGISAFIVEKGWEGFTFGDHYDKMGIRSSSTAELIFNNVKVPKENLLGKEGEGFKIAMSTLDGGRIGIASQALGIAQGAYEHALEYAKERVQFGKPIAQQQIISFKLADMATKLRAARFLVYSAAELKENHEPFGMESAMAKQYASDICLEVVNDALQIFGGSGYLKGMEVERAYRDAKICTIYEGTNEIQRVVIASHIIGKMPKSEGKKKKDKAKGGVTGPRKNMIFKDGTMEEKVNALVENLKNDGYDFTVGIPADTPIPLAERVVSAGKGIGAKENMKLIEDLAYQAGAAIGSSRPVAETLRYVPLNRYVGMSGQKFNGNLYIACGISGAGQHLKGIKDATTIVAINNNPNAPIFKNADYGIVGDVKEILPLLTKALDNGEEKQPAPPMKKMKRVVPKPTRPSAWKRYVCGGCGYEYDPAIGDEENEIPEGTLFEKLPEEWICPDCGEEKTAFIEIED
- a CDS encoding FprA family A-type flavoprotein, which codes for MHNVRKVTEDLYWIGGDEHRLHLFENIHPIARGVSYNSYLLLDKKTVLFDTVDWAIGRQFIENLKYVLKDRKLDYMVINHMEPDHAAMIQEVLMHYPEVRVISSEKAFYFMNQFGFHLDPEKCETVVEGDTKSFGKHKILFVAAPMVHWPEAMVSFDLTNGVLFSADAFGSFGALDGKLFNDEVNFDRDWINDARRYYTNIVGKYGPHVQALLKKASGIDIKMICPLHGPVWRNDFGYLLDKYNRWSKYIPEEKGVMIVYASMYGNTENAASVLATKLVESGMTNVHMYDVSKVHVSELIAETFRYSHIVYASVTYNLGIYPPMHNYLMDMKALNVQKRTVAVIENGSWACKSGSLMIQCLEEMKNMNILNEKVTLTSSMTEDNHVEMDSLVEAILNSMKEN
- a CDS encoding MetQ/NlpA family ABC transporter substrate-binding protein, with amino-acid sequence MKKRILIGAILGTLLLTSGAFAGTLKVGASPVPHAEILNFVKEDLKKEGVDLQVIEFTDFVTPNEALISKELDANYFQHIPHLQLIVQKEQGADLRASVKVHVEPLGLYSKKLKDLSELKDNSLIAIPSDSTNEGRALILLHNKGIIKLADSTNLLATPFDIVENPKKLQFKELDAAFLPRTLDTVDAAIITGNYALQAGYKPSEDALLLEGKESPYVNVLAVRGDNENSEDIKKLGKALTSDKVKKYILDNYDGAVVPAF